ccAGAGAGCCAGCCGGCAGAATTcacaggaggaaaaagaaataaaagagtcGTGGGGAAAGGGTTGCCTGTAGGGTTGCCTCCAGCAAGGTGccgaaagagggaaagaaaggatgtCAGGTGAGTTAGGGGAATAGCAGCCCTCACCTATTTTGTATTCTGAACTTGGAATCTGGTATTTGGGTGTTTTTGATCCCGGATCTGGGTTTCAGAGAGGGGGGCGCATGAAAGAATCTAAGGTTGAGATGGGTCTTTGTGTCCtactccctccccctttccctctttGCTTTCTGAATCGTGAAGAAACGTCAGACGCTTTTAAAGTGTTACATCTAAAGTGAAATTgcacctctcctctctccctgggCAATGCTATCTCCCTTTCAGCCCTCCGAGTCAAATGAGTGACCCAGATACACCCCCTCAGATGACTTTCTGAGGTAAaactttgggaaaatatttttagccTGCTCATTATCTCTGTCTACCTAAGTGTGGGGAGAATAAGCCTCCTCAGAGGAGATCTGCTCAGGCTGCCCTCCCTCATCCTTTTCTGGAACATGAATTTGTACATCTGAGAGCTTTCCATTGTTTTTCAGTCCGACCGCTTTGATTCTCACcattttgttttacattcttACTCAAGACCAATTTTATCCCTTCCCCCTCGCTCCAGTCTCCTTACATTGTTAAACGTTTAAAATAATAGCACTCGTGTTGGTGGGGGAAGGGAGCAGGAAGCCaaaaaaactcatttcttctccctcccccttctgGCAAGTCTAGAGaaataatataacataatatatagATGTGATTCcttgaggtgggggtggggaatgatTGTGGGTGGTGCGGAAAATTCTGGTAGTTTCTTTGCAAAAGGTCTGAAAATACAAACCCACCCCCTGCGTGCAGTACGCATGTGCAGCAGACCTATTATGGAGGTTCgttgtgggggagggaggggaatttgagaaaaaataaatatatgtgtgagAGATTGATGGTGAGATTAGGAGAGAGGGGCGGGTGGGAGGCGAGGCTTTCGCGCAGGCTCCTCCCCCGGGCTTGAGCAGCCAggctccaccctccctccccgccTTCCCGAGATCTGAGCTGGGATGTGGGAGAGTCTGGGCTCCAGGCCAGCATTGAGTGGCTGCTGAGACAGAGGTTAGGACTTAGATTTGCTTTATTACCCTCCCTTGCCTCCCCTCGCCCGTTCTCCTTTGCCTTCCCCGCCGCGGACGTCCGTCCAAGTTCGGGAACCTCCTGctgcgcggggggggggggtagtgGAGTTCACAGGCTGTGCgggcccccacccccagctgggaGTGACCCAGGCCACTTTCCTGATCCTTCGCCAGTTGGCCTGCCCTTGCCACTGCCCCGGCAGCCTCCGTTTCCATGTTCGTGTTAACCCAAGTCCCTGGGGTTCAGGGGAGCCTGGCGTCCTCCTGACTTCCTACTACAGTTCCCCCTTCATCCCCCACCTCGGTTTTCACACCCTGGTCCTAGGCAGGCAGCCCCCTTTCACGTCCACAGCCAGTGCTAGAGTGTCCTCCTGGTTCAGCGCAAGAGGACACAGGTTGCCAGAGTTAGGAGAAAAAGTAGTGTGAAAGGAGGGAGGTGCCAGGAATTTGAGGGAATGGAAACCCAGGCCTCTGGTTGTTAATTGTGGCTAATTTTCCTTGCTGTTGAGGGAAAGAGGATTGTGTGTCCTAGAGCAAGGGTCTGGGCCAAACCCAGGCTTTCCCCTCCTGCAGCAGCTGCCTCTGCCTGGACAAGACAGGTCTGGCTGGTTAGTCTAGTGCTTAGGTGCCAGAGGCTAACAGGGGCCCAGTCTGTGTGGCATCAGTTTGTATGGCACATCGTCTTCCTGTTTAGGAGCAACACTGGCTCCCAAGCCTCAGCAGACTGGCAGGGGTCATGGAGTATAGGGTGGAGGAGACATCAGGGAAGAACCTGCCCAGGGCCACTTGACAGAGGCTTCTGGTGAGAGAGTCAGGGATCTTGACCTGCAGAAGCAGGTACAGGCTGACTCCTGGATTTGTGCCCGTGAGTGTGTGTACATTGGAGAACACAAATGCTGGGCATCTCTGTCTACCCATATCTTTGTTTCATTTGGACTCCTAGGTTGTCTGTATAGTGATGGATCAGGATGTCTGGAACAGAGAATAGAGGGGAAGAGTAAAATCAGGGGATAAAGGGTGCAGCCCCTGGGTTCTCAAGGGGAGCAAGAATATGGGAATAGATTTGGAAGCAGATTTCAAGTCATTAAGGGAATTCTGGAGATTTCCTCCTCTCTGGTTAGAATGCAGGCAGACACTATGATCCTGTGGGcaagaaatgaaaatgactgGCTGAGGATTTCTTTTCCTCTAGGACTATGTTGGGGTGACAAGATGCCGGTGATTATCCCAGGAAATGTAAATAGAGGCCTCCCTCTTGGCAAAAAGCATGTCAGCCCCCAGGGTGTTAGTGTGAGAACCCAGGTGTCCACCTTTGGCTCTCCCTTCTCAGCATCTGGCTTAGGGAGCTGCCAGCTTGTGTCTCCCCACTCCAAGTGCTGGGGTCAGGCCAGGCCAGCAGCTGGGCATGGCTTCCCCCAGTTCCTGGGCAGGATGCCAGCTGGCGAAGTgaggggaaggcaggaggagtCCTGGCGGCGACTGAAAGGACCTGCCACAGTCAGAGCCCGTGGCCTGGAGCCTGGTCCCTTGTTAgtaggaggggagagaagggagtggTTTGGCGTTCTTCCTTTCTGACCCCTGACCTCCCATTCAGAACCAGAGCATCCCAGAGTACTCAACACACTCTGTTTGCATCCAGTGAAAGGCAGCAAGGTTTGGAGGAGTTAATGCCCAGTTCCTAGAGAGTGGGACTGAGGCAGTGGGGAAGGGGGTGTGGAAGGGCCTTAGAGATTAGGAACCTAGAGGCTTATGTTTTCTGATGTTCTCTGCTCCAAAGATAAGGATGACATTCGGCTGCTGCCTTCAGCATTGGGTGTGAAGAAGAGAAAGCGAGGACccaagaaacagaaggaaaacaagCCAGGCAAACCCCGCAAACGCAAGAAACTTGTAAGTGACAGGGATTCCTAATTTTGTGGCAAGCCTCAGGGACCTTTCCCAgagaatcacattttcttttttcctgattatCCAGGTAGGGAGGTGTCCTGAAGTCAAGGAGGCTTGACCCCTTTCACACTCCCCCACACCCCATTACTTTGTATCTCTTGGATCTAGGACCCTAACCTCACTCTCTACAACCTGGTGAAGAGCCCGATAATTGTTGATGTGACTTGCCCTAACATCCAACAGAAGCAGTCTTGGAGGAAAACTGTATTGAGTTCAGACCCCTCTGTCTTCCTGGGCAATTTATTTagctccctgtgcctcagtttcttcatctgtaaagtggatcAATGAATCAGTTATTATACAATTGTTGTGGAGatggaaataaaatgtaatgtGCTAAGAACAGTTCTTGGCACATCGTAAGGatgaataaatgatatttttatttctctctctaggACAGTGAGGAAGAATTTGGCTCAGAGCGAGATGAGTACCGGGAGAAGTCAGAGAGTGGGGGTAGTGAATATGGAACTGGACCAGGTCGGAAAAGAAGACGGAAGCAccgagaaaaaaaggaaaagaagacaaagCGGAGGAAAAAGGGGGAGGGTGATGGGGGCCAAAAGGTGAGTAGGATTAGAGAGCAAGGGTGAGTAGTCAGCATTAGAGAGGCATATCTAACATCTGAGAAACAGGCATGAGCAGGAAGGGAATTCCCTGAGGCGTAGTCTGTGAGGGATAGGGTTGGACTAGAGAAGGGAGCAAGAAGCTGGTAGGTAAGTATTGAGGCATGTGTGGGGGCCCAGGAGAGAGCCCGGGGAGTGCCCACCTCACTGAAGTTCCCCCTACTCAGCAGGTGGAACAGAAGTCATCAGCAACTCTACTTCTGACCTGGGGCCTGGAGGATGTGGAGCATGTGTTCTCTGAGGAGGATTACCACACACTCACCAACTACAAAGCCTTCAGCCAGTTCATGAGGTGGGATGGAACTGGGAGTCCTCTTGAACAGACAATTTTAGGGAGGTCCTGAATCCCTCTGGAATTTGATCATTGCAAAGAAATTACTCTCCAGAGAAATTCTCAGCCCATGCTCACAAAATTTCACATCGTAATTTCAAGGCATTCTTGGACTCCTAAGTATCCCAGGATTCCAGTTAAGAATACTTCACTGAGGGGCGTGAGGGACAGAGATCATGATTCCAGTCCTAGGTTAGGGAACTGTCTAGCAACAGAATATAGTGAGTCTTTTCCTAGCCCAGCATTCCCATTTTCCCCTCTATGACTTCTTTAAACTCATTCTGGGAGATACCATCATTGTTTCAGAATTTCCCTTGGTCATTTATCGAGTCTCTGCATCTTCCTTAAGTCCCAGTAACAATGGAGAATGCTTTGCTGCCAGTGGGCCTAAGCTACAATGGCCTTCAAAGTATAGAATAGTCTTTTGGGGAAGGAGGCATTTTTAACAGAAATTATTATCCTGGAAGCAATTATGAGGTTCAGGCCCTGGTCTCATTTTGGGCAAGTAACTTAATTTATttgatcctcagtttcctcacctgtaaaataggaataataatggTTTTACTGACAGGAATCTGTGGATTTGATGGGATAGTGAGTACAAAGCCCAGTACATTTGGTATCTAGCCCCAGGATGTGTTAACTGATAGCTGTCTTTAGTAAAGTTTCACTTACCTTACTGCTAAAGATGGTGCTTTTGTTGTCACTCAGGGCCACATATGTCTTTACCAGAGCTTAACCACCCTATAGCAGAGCAGAACAATGTGGCCATCAGTGTTCCAGAAtttcctttgcttatttattaaaTCTTCATTTATCAGACTCCTTCCTACTGGAACCTTTTTTCAGGTTCCATGAGTTTAACTAGTATAATGCAGTGAATTATAGCAAGAATTAttgtgaaaatgaaatgagatgTTATATAAAAGTGTTTTAAACTGTGAAATAGTATACAGAAGTAAATCATTTGagtttatattattcttttttactttattctttttagcttctttttggctttgaaattttattttgcttttttcttactgtttttttaaacttcctttcacttatttattatttaaattgatttttttcttaatagattatatttttatcacCCAGAAATCCTACAGACTATTGATGAGGGAAGATGGCAGTATTCCTAGACCATCTGTGAAGGGTTTGAGTTCTGCTTCTATACTTACAGGCCCCTAATTGCTAAGAAGAATCCTAAGATCCCAATGTCTAAGATGATGACCATCCTTGGGGCCAAGTGGAGAGAGTTCAGCGCCAACAACCCCTTTAAGGGGTCAGCAGCTGCTGTGGctgcggcagcagcagcagcagcagcagctgtggCTGAGCAGGTGTCAGCTGCTGTCTCCTCAGCCACCCCCATAGCACCTTCTGGACCCCCTGCCCTTCCACCACCCCCTGCTGCTGATATCCAGCCCCCACCCATCCGAAGAGCCAAAACCAAAGAGGGCAAAGGTAGGAAATGCACTTATTCAACCACTGTCACTCCACCCTCCAAACTGCCTAGAACTCTTGCCTTCCCAGCCCCAGTTgctagaagaaaaacattttccagAAAGAGGGTCTTAGTGAAATCATAGCCCACAGAGTAATCCCCATGACCTTTGTTTACCAGGATGTGCTATGACTTCTGGTTTCTCTCTCCTCGTTTCTACCCTCATTCAGGTCCAGGCCATAAGAGGCGGAGTAAGAGCCCCCGAGTGCCTGATGGACGTAAGAAGCTTCGGGGAAAGAAGATGGCACCACTTAAAATCAAACTAGGGCTTCTTGGTGGCAAGAGGAAAAAGGGAGGCTCGGTGAGTGACCCCTTAGTTTCTGCTAAATACCTGGGCATCAAGGGCTAGGGTCCAGAGACAGGTCTACAAGGGAAGCTGGACCTGGGACCCCAAGGCCTGGGGAGGGGAGTGGAATTAAGTCTGCCTCACTGACAACCACCGGCAGTATGTTTTTCAGAGTGATGAGGGCCCTGAACCAGAGGCTGAGGAGTCAGACCTGGACAGTGGCAGTATCCACAGTGCTTCAGGCCGGCCTGATGGCCCTGTCCGCACCAAGAAACTAAAGAGAGGCCGgccaggaaggaaaaagaagaagggtAAGGGGTGCTTATTCTGTGTGAGTCTGTCATTCTGCCTTTTTCCCTCCttttgccatttttcttctttccaattttGACTTCTTACTCaactcttctgtgtgtgtgtgtgtgtgtgtgtgtgtgtctctctctctctccctccctccctcctccctggatacccttttttctctctcttgcttgtgctttctctctctctccccttgccTTCACTGGGGTATATGACAGTCCTGGGCTGTCCTGCAGTGGCCGGGGAGGAGGAGGTTGATGGCTACGAGACGGATCACCAGGATTACTGTGAGGTGTGCCAGCAGGGTGGGGAAATTATTCTGTGCGACACCTGCCCTCGTGCCTACCACCTCGTCTGCCTTGATCCTGAGCTTGACCGGGCTCCTGAGGGCAAATGGAGTTGCCCCCACTGTGTGAGTACCTCATGCCCCTAGGAACCCACCcacctctttttccttcttgttttcagTTATTCTTTTTCACCCCCAAATGCCTGGGCTCCTCAGTAATGGATGTCTCAGCATCCAGGATCCTAATTGGGTGCTTTCCCCCATCTCTTTGCCCCCATAGTCAAcatttttggaaattggggtgttcTATTCCTTAGTTTCCACCAGTCTTCTCTGCACTTCTAGGATTCAGGCATCCTGTTTTTGCCTCTATTCTCTAGTCTCACTCCTTAATCCTTTCCTTTATGTCTGTACTTGACCTTCTAGGAGAAGGAGGGGGTACAGTGGGAGGCcaaggaggaagatgaagaatatgaagaggagggagaggaggaaggggagaaggaggaagaggatgatcACATGGAGTACTGCCGTGTGTGCAAGGATGGTGGGGAGCTCCTGTGCTGTGACGCTTGCATATCCTCCTACCACATCCACTGCCTGAACCCTCCCCTGCCTGACATCCCCAATGGTGAATGGCTGTGTCCCCGATGCACAGTGAGTAGAACCACCTTCTTGGCATTTACCATGAGGCCTGACCCCTTTGTCCCTCTCTGGGGCCCAGATGTTTAGGTCTTCCTttctctgccccctccccttctGGCACCTTTCTTCTCCTAACAAGGGGttctttctgcctttcttctttctcatgtgTGTCCAACTTGAAGTGTCCAGTGCTGAAGGGTCGTGTGCAGAAGATCCTGCATTGGCGATGGGGGGAGCCACCTGTGGCAGTGCCAGCCCCTCAACAGGCAGATGGGAATCCAGATGTACCACCCCCCCGCCCTCTTCAAGGCAGATCTGAGCGAGAATTTTTTGTCAAGTGGGTAGGACTATCCTACTGGCACTGTTCCTGGGCCAAGGAGCTTCAGGTACAAGAGCCTTTCTTTTGCCCCTCTTCTGGGAccttgattattgccattctacTCTGGTCttccatttcctttgttttctttcattttaggcTTCTGTTCTCATATCTTTGCAACTTCCATGGTTTTCATAGGTTTCCagtcttctttctcttcattttcattaGCTTTCTTTCCTTAGAGATAAAATAGCCTTTCTTCActttatttaatttcatgttttatcAATCTCCacgattttgtgtgtgtgtgtgtgtgtgtgtgtgtgtgtgtgtgtgtgtgtgtgtgtgtgttggattcaaacccagggcctggcaaaggctaggcaagctctctacccctgagctatactaGCCCATCCACACTCTTAATAACCATATTCTCTGCCTGTGTTTTGCTCTTCCTGGCCCCACCCAGGCCCTGTCTTCTGACTATTCCAtctgttcattttatttgttctccTGCTTTGGCATTGGCTTTTTTTTGCTCATCTATTCTCTTTTAAAGTCATTCTCTTCTCCCAGCAGGCCTTTTCTCTGTCACCCTTCGTCCTCTCTGGATGTTGGAactatctcttctctttctctctgtgcaTCAGCTGGAAATCTTCCACTTGGTAATGTACCGAAACTACCAACGGAAGAACGACATGGATGAGCCTCCGCCCCTGGATTATGGCTCTGGTGAGGATGATGGGAAGAGTGACAAGCGCAAGGTGAAAGATCCACACTATGCAGAGATGGAGGAGAAGTACTATCGTTTCGGCATCAAGCCAGAGTGGATGACTGTCCATCGAATCATCAACCACAGGTGAGTCCTTGGTCTGTGGGAAGGCCAATCTGGGATATGATACTGTTCTTACTGTGGAGATGATCTTGTGTTAATGTCTGTTAATAGACTAAGTGACTGAATGAAACTTGATTACTCCTGCTAAAGCTCTAGCCTTCTGGCCTAGCTTCCTCTATGGGGTAGGAGAACCCAGGAGGAAAGTCCAGCCCAGCATTTGTCTTTGCTGTCACTAATTTCCCAATAGCATAAGAGATTCCCACATGGGTCTGGGAATGGGGGCAAGAAAATGAAACACGAGAAGCACAGTTCAtccagattctttttttcttcatagtatTTATTACTGCCTAATGTTATGTTATATATTCATTGCTGCCTTCCCAGTAGAATGTGAGCTCTCTGATAGGGtcatttgtctgttttgttcactgctggATCTAGTAcctggaacagtgcctggcacatagtagatgctcagtaaatactaATTGGAAGAATGAAGGTTGGAGGATTCTTCAGGAATATTTTGTGAAAGTTGATATTTACCTGCCATCCTAAAAGATTAGGATAGTACTTAAATCATTCTGAATTCCCTTCCTTTGGCCTGCCATTGAGGGTGAGGTGACAAATGCTTCATGTCTGTTGATACTTGTGTTTATCAGGACTTCTTGCTCTTTGtgattattttcttcctcctgttACACAGTGTGGATAAAAAAGGGAATTACCACTATCTTGTGAAATGGAGGGACTTGCCCTATGACCAGTCCACATGGGAAGAAGACGAAATGAACATTCCTGAATATGAAGACCATAAGCAAAGTTACTGGAGACATCGGTGAGGGAACCAGGTCATGGATTAGAGGGAGAGTAAGGATGGCACCTGAAAGCTAAATGAGGATGAAGTAGAGACACAGCCAAGCTAGAGTTTAGGGAAGTGGCCACCTGGGCTGGGTTGTTTGGGTGGGGTCAGAAAACAGCCAGTACAAGTAACAGAAATAAGATCTGTCCTGAGCAATAGGTAAGAAGTTGCTTGGGAGTGGAGAAGGTTAGCTTTCAGGGTGAAGTATAAAAAGTGATGGTATAGagactgggagaaaaaaatacaagaaaatctaGGTTACGAACAGTGGGTTCAGGAAAATGGGAGGGGTTTCAAGGACTAGGCCTCACTCAGACATATTCTTTTCCCAGAGAACTTATTATGGGGGAGGACCCTGCCCAACCCCGCAAgtataagaagaagaagaaggaactGCAGGGTGACGGGCCTCCCAATTCTCCTACTAATGATGTAAGTTCTCTTAGCTGGCCTTTCTCTTTTCTGGAGCCATGGTGATTGAAGTTTTTCATGGGACTCTTGACACAGCTTCCCAGGGTTTTAGCAACTTCTTTGAATAGTAGCTCTTCTCTCGGTGTTCAGCATTGTCTTGAGAGAGGCTAGGAATTTTGGCATAAGAGTGAGAGCTACTATAGATAGCAGCCCAGTAGGGCTCTTGTACCATCTAGCCTTTCCTCATGGTGCTGCTGCATGTTGTTTTAAGGAGTGAAGAGAGGAATTAAAGATTAGAACTTTGATAAGTTCAGGACATAACAGAGAGAATTATAATCCAACTTGATACTGGTgccagagagggaggggaagaccAAGACCAGAGGAGCCCTGACTATTCCCTTGAGCTTTCTGACTTCTTGACTCTACAGCCTACAGTGAAATATGAGACTCAGCCACGGTTTATCACAGCTACTGGAGGAACACTGCACATGTACCAGCTGGAAGGGCTGAATTGGCTACGTTTTTCATGGGCCCAGGGCACCGACACAATTCTGGCTGATGAGATGGGGCTGGGAAAGACCATTCAAACCATCGTCTTCCTCTACTCACTCTATAAGGAGGTGCTACATTCTAGGCCTCTAAGTGGGCAACTGGGCTAAGACCTAGTTTAgaatagggaagaggggtggaggATGGACTTACATAGCAGATAGCAGGTTGGGTTGTATACCCTGGAGCCTAGACTAATGTGCTCCCCACCCTTGACTCCTAGGGCCACACAAAAGGTCCCTTCCTGGTCAGTGCCCCACTTTCTACCATCATTAACTGGGAGCGGGAGTTCCAGATGTGGGCACCCAAGTTCTACGTGGTGACATACACGGGTGACAAGGACAGCCGGGCTATCATTCGTGAGAATGAGTTCTCTTTTGAGGACAATGCCATCAAAGGCGGCAAGAAAGCTTTTAAGATGAAGGTAAGCCCCTTTACCTCACATCTCTTATGACCCTCAGATCTGTCATTTCTATACCTCAACCAGTAATTTAGTTCCTGTATTctccatttgcatttctctatccTTTCTTCCACCTATTCTCATGCCTCTGACCCCCATGGATCTGTGTGCTGGACTGGTGGGTAAAAGTTTAGGGATCATATTCAGTGACCTCTGCTTGGGGTCCCAAGTTGGAGCACAGAATATCTGAGTAAAGAATGAGGGCTGGAGGTATAGGTGCATGGATATCAAGTGGCAGCTGAACATGCAGTGGTTGTGTTGGCAGAGGGAGGCACAGGTGAAATTCCACGTTCTCCTGACATCATATGAGCTGATCACCATTGATCAGGCAGCTCTTGGCTCCATCCGCTGGGCCTGTCTTGTGGTGGATGAAGCCCATCGACTCAAGAACAACCAGTCCAAGGTGAGTGAGAGTCCCAGACCTGAGAAATTTGAGACTGTGGATTCCAACTTGCCTTggtctttgaaaacaaaatgaaacaaataaaaaacaagttcTGGGAGGTAGAGTTCCTGGGAACTTCTCAGGGAAAGTCTTGCCTAGAGGAGGGAGAAGACTAAGGATTTGtcctctctgattttttttttcttttttctttttatgtcctCTGATTTTTGAGGGAAACAGGAGTTGGGGGAAGGGAACAGTCAATGTGGTGGATCAAACATTTGTCACTGATTAGCCTTTTCTCCTGCCTGTTTTTGCCccattttctagtttttcagGGTCCTCAATGGCTATAAGATAGATCACAAGTTGCTACTGACAGGAACCCCACTGCAGAATAATCTGGAGGAACTCTTTCATCTGCTAAACTTCCTCACCCCAGAGAGGTTTAAGTAAGTTGCTCACTAAGGGTAGTCTGCATAGAGAAAGCCACAGAGGCTCAGGAACTGGTAGAGAATGAATCTTGGATGGAGATTGGAGAATAAAGCCTGAGATTGGGGTCAAAGAATTTGACAGTTGTTCATTTCCTTATTTCCTCCTGTCTattagcaacttggaaggcttcctggaggagttCGCTGACATATCCAAAGAGGACCAGATTAAGAAACTGCATGATTTGCTGGGACCTCACATGTTGCGGAGGCTCAAAGCAGATGTCTTTAAGAACATGCCAGCCAAGACAGAACTCATCGTTCGAGTGGAGCTGAGCCCCATGCAGAAGTGAGACATAAAGCAGGCTACTGGGGGTTGGGGATTTGGTGGTAGCTTTCCAGGAGTTAATGACCAAATACAATATCATAATTGCTTCCTCTATATATCTCCTCTATGCCCCTGACCTGGTCTTTAGGAAATACTACAAATACATCCTGACTCGAAATTTTGAGGCCTTGAATTCACGAGGCGGTGGGAACCAAGTGTCACTGCTTAACATCATGATGGATCTTAAGAAGTGCTGCAATCACCCATACCTCTTTCCTGTGGCTGCTATGGTAGATACAAAGAGCAGGGAACTGATAAAATGGCTAATACTCTGAAAACCTGGGAGAGACCATATTGCATGAGGGTGGAACTAGACCAGAAGGCCAAAGAATTGATTCTTGAGGAGTAGGAATTTGAAAGGTGGGGTAGATTTGGGTTTCTGGCTTTCCAGGCACACTAAGGATAAGGAGGCATGTTTCCTGaccctttcttccttttgcttcctATTCAGGAGTCCCCAAAACTTCCCAGTGGGGCTTATGAGGGTGGAGCACTTATTAAATCATCAGGGAAGCTCATGTTACTGCAGAAGATGCTGCGGAAGCTGAAAGAACAAGGACACAGAGTGCTCATCTTCTCGCAGGTGACCCATCCCCTCTGTTCTGTTTCTGCTTTCTGTTCCTCCCTTCTAGCCAGACCTTAATTCTTGATGTCTTTTCTATGACTGCTATGGTGTGATGGATTAGGAGATTCTACCCATAAGAGTGCCTAGCACAGCTACTTCATTCCTGGCTTCTGGTCCATGTTCCTAAGGCTTTTGGAAGTTAGAGTCCAGCTCCTGTTTAGCTGGTTAGGGGCAGGGTGCGGTGGAGCCATCTGCCTCTAGGAGGCCTCTGGAACTAGTGCTATTTCCTAACCTTCTTGATAGGTGGGGTCAAGGAACAAAGACCTTTTAGAAGTCCTATGAAAGCTACACTTCTGCTCTCCAGAAAACTGCACATACAGTTATATCATTTTTGTACAGATTTTTAGAAATCTTATGAAccctgtgttttttttctttttttttggtaccagagattgaacccagggacattctaccactgagccacaccccagccctatttcgtattttatttagagacagggtctcattgagttgcttagcacctcactattgctgaggctggcttttaactcacaatcctcctgtctcagcctcctgagttgctgggattataggtgtgtgccaccacatccagctttaTGTACCCTTTTCTTAGGTCTCAGGGAACCTGTCTTAGTAGAAATGGTCTTTAATCAAGAGAATATGGCAAGAATGCAGAATAGTGAGCAGCTGGGAATAGGAGGAGGAAATACACTCGGTATGCTTAAGACAGGGCAGGAGTTCAGGTGTAAAGCTTGGGGTCAAATTTGAGTAAAGGGATAGTTTGAAGAGACTGGCCCATTCCACCGCCTTGGTATTTCAGACTCCTTCCTTTTCCCTTGCTGTAGATGACCAAAATGTTAGACTTGCTAGAAGACTTCTTAGACTACGAAGGCTACAAATATGAGCGCATTGATGGTGGTATCACTGGTGCCCTGAGGCAGGAAGCCATTGATCGATTCAATGGTAAGAGGGAGATCCCTTAGTTGCTGGTGGGTGTGTAAGGCCTGAGAAACCTGTGCCAGGTCCCTGGGACAAAAGGGGAGCTGGTACAGGGGGATATTGGACACTTAGGTTTTGAGTTGGAGTCATAGTCATTTGTAGTCAAGGAACATCTACAGCAGGTGGACAGAATACTGGGTACAGGAAAAACCTAGCCTCCTAATTCTCACCTCCTAGCTCCTGGGGCCCAACAGTTCTGCTTCCTCCTGTCTACCCGAGCTGGGGGCCTAGGCATCAATCTGGCGACTGCTGACACTGTTATCATCTTTGATTCTGACTGGAACCCCCACAATGACATCCAGGTGGGAACTTGCATCCTGGAGCCCCTGTGCCATTCAACAAGGAGATGT
This window of the Ictidomys tridecemlineatus isolate mIctTri1 chromosome 3, mIctTri1.hap1, whole genome shotgun sequence genome carries:
- the Chd3 gene encoding chromodomain-helicase-DNA-binding protein 3 isoform X6 produces the protein MASPLRDEEEEEEEMVVSEEEEEEEEEGDEEEEEVEAADEDDEEEDDEGVLGRGPGHDRGRDRHSPPGCHLFPPPPPPPPLPPPPPPPPPDKDDIRLLPSALGVKKRKRGPKKQKENKPGKPRKRKKLDSEEEFGSERDEYREKSESGGSEYGTGPGRKRRRKHREKKEKKTKRRKKGEGDGGQKQVEQKSSATLLLTWGLEDVEHVFSEEDYHTLTNYKAFSQFMRPLIAKKNPKIPMSKMMTILGAKWREFSANNPFKGSAAAVAAAAAAAAAAVAEQVSAAVSSATPIAPSGPPALPPPPAADIQPPPIRRAKTKEGKGPGHKRRSKSPRVPDGRKKLRGKKMAPLKIKLGLLGGKRKKGGSYVFQSDEGPEPEAEESDLDSGSIHSASGRPDGPVRTKKLKRGRPGRKKKKVLGCPAVAGEEEVDGYETDHQDYCEVCQQGGEIILCDTCPRAYHLVCLDPELDRAPEGKWSCPHCEKEGVQWEAKEEDEEYEEEGEEEGEKEEEDDHMEYCRVCKDGGELLCCDACISSYHIHCLNPPLPDIPNGEWLCPRCTCPVLKGRVQKILHWRWGEPPVAVPAPQQADGNPDVPPPRPLQGRSEREFFVKWVGLSYWHCSWAKELQLEIFHLVMYRNYQRKNDMDEPPPLDYGSGEDDGKSDKRKVKDPHYAEMEEKYYRFGIKPEWMTVHRIINHSVDKKGNYHYLVKWRDLPYDQSTWEEDEMNIPEYEDHKQSYWRHRELIMGEDPAQPRKYKKKKKELQGDGPPNSPTNDPTVKYETQPRFITATGGTLHMYQLEGLNWLRFSWAQGTDTILADEMGLGKTIQTIVFLYSLYKEGHTKGPFLVSAPLSTIINWEREFQMWAPKFYVVTYTGDKDSRAIIRENEFSFEDNAIKGGKKAFKMKREAQVKFHVLLTSYELITIDQAALGSIRWACLVVDEAHRLKNNQSKFFRVLNGYKIDHKLLLTGTPLQNNLEELFHLLNFLTPERFNNLEGFLEEFADISKEDQIKKLHDLLGPHMLRRLKADVFKNMPAKTELIVRVELSPMQKKYYKYILTRNFEALNSRGGGNQVSLLNIMMDLKKCCNHPYLFPVAAMESPKLPSGAYEGGALIKSSGKLMLLQKMLRKLKEQGHRVLIFSQMTKMLDLLEDFLDYEGYKYERIDGGITGALRQEAIDRFNAPGAQQFCFLLSTRAGGLGINLATADTVIIFDSDWNPHNDIQAFSRAHRIGQANKVMIYRFVTRASVEERITQVAKRKMMLTHLVVRPGLGSKAGSMSKQELDDILKFGTEELFKDENEGENKEEDSSVIHYDNEAIARLLDRNQDATEDTDVQNMNEYLSSFKVAQYVVREEDKIEEIEREIIKQEENVDPDYWEKLLRHHYEQQQEDLARNLGKGKRVRKQVNYNDAAQEDQDNQSEYSVGSEEEDEDFDERPEGRRQSKRQLRNEKDKPLPPLLARVGGNIEVLGFNTRQRKAFLNAVMRWGMPPQDAFTTQWLVRDLRGKTEKEFKAYVSLFMRHLCEPGADGSETFADGVPREGLSRQQVLTRIGVMSLVKKKVQEFEHINGRWSMPELMPDPSADSKRSSRASSPTKTSPTTPEASATNSPCTSKPATPAPSEKGDGIRTPLDKEEAGNQEEKPEKNSKIGEKMETETDAPSPAPSLGERLEPRKIPLEDEVPVPGEMEPEPGYRGDRDKSEDIKGDRELRPGPHEPRSNGRREEKVEKPRFMFNIADGGFTELHTLWQNEERAAISSGKLNEIWHRRHDYWLLAGIVLHGYARWQDIQNDAQFAIINEPFKTEANKGNFLEMKNKFLARRFKLLEQALVIEEQLRRAAYLNLSQEPAHPAMALHARFAEAECLAESHQHLSKESLAGNKPANAVLHKGKGRGGPARGRAHNAASEPAGGVAERHEGGCDPPASHAVPNTPHRSPPSDVRAQHPQPAGQQGHGASPHTGLPPGSLRHTSGVRGGLQRRTRRGPGCRRRQLQPDACRVLHHSRHQRPSSAGEEGEGNGGGTGVRRAGSEGAQSRGGDLYRRLTGSQACPSPRPRPRGRPPAQALGPAASSPSSPPLGPPLG